The Treponema medium genome has a window encoding:
- a CDS encoding YfcE family phosphodiesterase produces the protein MNRFTRCENGIIADAAFYNRLQYADTASVLLLSDTHGAVDAVRWILSAFSEECQACLFAGDGAQDIITVVREAAAGKLTIPPVIIMAQGNCDSQLYPPVFPDSENPKPFGLPVYQQKMIAGQQILLTHGHLHHVELDGRKLSMTAENLGCTIAVYGHTHIQSIEGFGGVTAVNPGSPLRPRGKSYGGFAILSINNTKKTPNRTATEADTGIAGADGTLVDKCGELKLYTLTKKNTGAFSAAVHAVYPIYGHP, from the coding sequence ATGAACCGTTTTACTCGCTGCGAAAACGGTATTATTGCGGATGCCGCTTTCTATAACCGGCTGCAATATGCGGATACTGCTTCTGTCTTGTTGCTTTCCGACACGCATGGAGCCGTAGATGCAGTGCGGTGGATTTTATCGGCTTTTAGCGAGGAATGCCAAGCATGCCTTTTTGCCGGAGACGGCGCTCAAGATATCATAACCGTTGTGCGCGAAGCTGCTGCCGGCAAGCTCACCATTCCGCCGGTGATTATTATGGCGCAGGGGAACTGCGACAGCCAGCTCTATCCGCCGGTTTTTCCAGATAGCGAAAACCCAAAACCGTTCGGGCTGCCGGTATATCAACAAAAGATGATAGCCGGACAGCAGATTTTATTGACGCACGGGCATCTGCACCATGTTGAACTTGACGGGCGTAAATTGAGCATGACGGCCGAAAATCTCGGTTGTACAATCGCCGTATACGGGCATACGCATATTCAAAGTATCGAAGGTTTTGGCGGCGTTACAGCTGTCAATCCGGGCAGCCCCTTGCGTCCCCGCGGTAAATCTTACGGCGGTTTTGCTATCCTTTCTATCAACAATACAAAAAAGACGCCCAACCGAACGGCAACAGAAGCCGATACCGGAATCGCCGGCGCTGACGGCACTTTGGTTGACAAATGCGGAGAGTTGAAACTATATACCTTAACAAAGAAAAACACCGGCGCTTTTTCCGCCGCCGTACATGCGGTTTATCCCATTTATGGGCACCCCTAA
- a CDS encoding MalY/PatB family protein, producing MKYDFTTKVNRAGSGSRKWDAMYQVNPHVDSSVVPLSVADMEFKMPPELTEGLKHYLDNAVLGYTGPTVTYKEAVQNWMKVQHNWTIAPDWIVPTAGVVPAIFNAVRAFTEPGDGVILLSPVYYPFFRAIRLQGRIVAACSLQENDGHYTIDFEALERLAANPRNKALLFCSPHNPVGRVWTKEELHKIEEIVLKHNLLLFSDEIHFDIVMPGYTHTVFQSLGDDLAERTITFTAPSKTFNIAGLGISNIIIKNENMRKTFVNAQELGAGALFTALSYKACEICYTQCAAWLDEFLSVIDANQRIVQQFFQTHHPEIKAPLIEGTYLQWLDFRALGMEHKALEEFMTQTAQVFLDEGYIFGAEGRGFERINLAAPASVITETLERLSGALRNLKTK from the coding sequence ATGAAATATGATTTTACGACAAAAGTAAACAGAGCCGGTTCAGGTTCACGTAAATGGGATGCGATGTATCAGGTCAACCCGCACGTCGATTCGTCCGTTGTGCCGCTTTCGGTTGCCGATATGGAATTTAAGATGCCGCCGGAATTAACGGAAGGGCTCAAGCACTATCTTGATAATGCCGTGCTGGGCTATACGGGGCCGACTGTTACATATAAAGAAGCGGTACAAAATTGGATGAAGGTTCAGCATAATTGGACGATTGCTCCTGATTGGATTGTCCCCACTGCGGGTGTCGTGCCTGCGATTTTTAATGCGGTCAGAGCTTTTACCGAACCGGGAGACGGCGTTATTTTGCTGTCGCCGGTGTATTATCCTTTTTTTAGGGCAATACGCTTGCAGGGGCGGATTGTTGCAGCATGTTCGTTACAGGAAAACGATGGCCATTATACGATTGACTTCGAAGCATTGGAACGGCTCGCTGCGAATCCGCGGAATAAAGCACTGCTCTTTTGTTCTCCTCATAATCCTGTCGGCAGAGTGTGGACAAAAGAAGAGCTGCATAAAATAGAAGAAATCGTATTAAAGCATAATCTTTTGTTGTTTTCGGACGAAATTCATTTTGATATTGTGATGCCGGGGTATACGCACACCGTTTTCCAATCGTTAGGGGACGACCTCGCGGAACGAACAATCACCTTTACCGCACCGTCTAAGACATTCAACATTGCCGGTTTGGGAATTAGCAACATCATCATTAAAAATGAGAATATGCGGAAAACTTTTGTAAACGCTCAAGAGCTTGGGGCGGGAGCATTGTTCACGGCATTGAGCTATAAGGCCTGCGAAATTTGCTATACGCAGTGCGCGGCGTGGCTCGATGAATTTTTGTCCGTAATCGATGCCAATCAGCGTATTGTGCAGCAGTTTTTCCAAACGCATCATCCCGAAATTAAAGCCCCGCTCATCGAAGGCACGTATTTGCAATGGCTCGATTTTAGGGCGCTGGGAATGGAACACAAGGCTTTGGAAGAATTTATGACGCAGACGGCGCAAGTGTTCTTAGATGAAGGATATATCTTCGGTGCCGAAGGCCGCGGTTTTGAACGGATTAACCTTGCAGCTCCCGCATCGGTCATTACTGAAACCCTCGAACGGCTGAGCGGCGCATTGCGGAACTTGAAGACGAAATAA
- a CDS encoding BMP family ABC transporter substrate-binding protein, which produces MTLKQKIIILGCSIALIAGVPLFAKPKAVSIAVFVPGIVKGNPTYELLVEGVQDAKAQLDKKGKPVTVKVVEGGVNQGEWQNGLTALALSKKYDLIISSNPSLPAIAEKVLQSAPKQKFLLLDGYLAGNAQIKTVGFNQYEQGYLNGYYAALVSSSSMKNANAAYKIGLLAGQEFPVMNDKIRKGYLDGAKAVNKNFELDFRVLGNWYDAAKASELAASMIKNKADVILTICGGGNAGVVAAAREHGAYVMWFDRPGYSYGKDIVVGSTEVSQKTACTDSVIAFVEGRLEFGTSAELGIKDGAVNFAFEGVPSAVPADITQKVQQLIDGVKTGALTLSAH; this is translated from the coding sequence ATGACGTTAAAACAAAAAATCATCATACTCGGTTGTAGTATCGCCTTAATCGCAGGCGTACCTCTTTTTGCAAAACCTAAAGCGGTTTCCATTGCGGTCTTTGTACCCGGAATTGTCAAAGGAAACCCGACGTATGAATTGCTCGTAGAGGGTGTACAGGATGCGAAGGCGCAGTTGGACAAAAAGGGGAAACCGGTTACCGTCAAGGTTGTAGAAGGCGGTGTGAATCAGGGTGAATGGCAGAACGGACTGACAGCGCTCGCCCTGAGCAAAAAGTATGATCTCATTATCAGTTCCAATCCTTCGTTGCCGGCAATCGCAGAAAAGGTACTGCAATCCGCGCCCAAACAAAAATTCCTGCTGCTGGACGGCTACCTTGCCGGAAACGCTCAAATAAAAACCGTCGGATTTAATCAGTACGAACAGGGTTACCTCAACGGTTACTACGCCGCGCTCGTCAGCAGCAGTTCAATGAAGAATGCAAACGCTGCGTATAAGATCGGTCTTCTCGCCGGACAGGAGTTTCCGGTTATGAATGACAAAATACGGAAAGGCTACTTGGACGGAGCAAAAGCCGTCAATAAAAACTTTGAGCTGGATTTCCGTGTCCTCGGTAATTGGTATGACGCCGCCAAAGCCTCCGAGCTTGCCGCTTCGATGATCAAAAATAAAGCTGATGTCATCTTAACAATCTGCGGCGGCGGAAATGCCGGAGTTGTTGCCGCTGCCCGGGAACACGGCGCGTATGTGATGTGGTTTGACCGGCCGGGATATTCCTACGGGAAGGACATTGTAGTCGGTTCAACGGAGGTTAGCCAAAAGACAGCCTGTACCGACTCTGTGATTGCTTTTGTAGAAGGACGTTTGGAATTCGGCACTTCGGCAGAACTCGGCATAAAAGACGGTGCGGTAAACTTTGCTTTTGAAGGAGTACCTTCCGCCGTACCGGCAGACATTACTCAAAAAGTACAACAACTGATAGACGGCGTTAAAACCGGAGCATTGACCTTATCCGCTCACTAG
- a CDS encoding PTS transporter subunit IIC, with amino-acid sequence MSKLQLFLKRKDIEISGKRYFIDAMSAMAMGLFSSLLVGTILRTVGQQLHITFLTDTIWPICRDMTGAAIGIAVAHSLKAHTFVLFSASIVGYAGNMFGGAVGAFISAIVGTELGKLVSKETKIDLIVTPTVTILSGSIIAVFFGPYMSACMNWLGGVIMTATTLRPFLMGVCLAVLVGIILTLPISSAALCMMLSLSGLAGGAAAAGCCAQMIGFAVMSYRDNGFGGSFAVGIGTSMLHMPNIIKNPRIWIPPIAVSAVLGPISTMLLKLENTPIGSGMGTCGLVGQIGALTAMSETGRSTASIYLSILLLHFIAPAVLTILFTVPLRKIGWIKDGDLKLAL; translated from the coding sequence ATGAGTAAATTACAGCTTTTCTTAAAAAGAAAAGATATAGAGATTTCCGGTAAGCGGTATTTTATTGATGCGATGAGTGCTATGGCGATGGGGCTTTTTTCATCCTTGCTTGTCGGAACAATACTGAGAACCGTAGGGCAGCAGCTGCATATCACCTTTTTGACCGATACCATCTGGCCGATATGCCGTGATATGACGGGCGCCGCCATCGGTATTGCCGTTGCGCACTCGCTTAAAGCGCACACCTTTGTCTTATTCTCCGCCTCTATTGTCGGGTATGCCGGTAATATGTTCGGCGGTGCAGTGGGCGCCTTTATTTCCGCCATTGTCGGTACCGAGCTGGGGAAACTGGTTTCAAAAGAAACAAAGATCGACCTCATCGTTACGCCGACGGTAACCATTCTTTCCGGCAGCATAATAGCCGTCTTTTTCGGTCCGTATATGTCTGCGTGTATGAATTGGCTCGGAGGCGTCATTATGACAGCGACAACCCTACGTCCGTTCCTGATGGGTGTTTGCCTTGCGGTATTGGTTGGGATCATTCTCACGCTGCCGATCAGTAGTGCGGCGCTCTGCATGATGCTTTCTCTTTCGGGGCTTGCAGGAGGAGCGGCTGCGGCGGGATGCTGTGCTCAAATGATCGGATTTGCGGTGATGAGCTATCGGGATAACGGATTTGGCGGAAGCTTTGCAGTTGGCATCGGCACCAGTATGCTCCACATGCCGAATATTATTAAAAATCCCCGAATATGGATACCGCCGATCGCCGTATCCGCCGTACTAGGGCCTATTTCAACTATGCTGTTAAAGCTGGAAAATACACCCATCGGCTCCGGTATGGGAACGTGCGGGTTGGTAGGACAAATCGGCGCATTGACGGCGATGAGTGAAACCGGACGCAGCACCGCAAGCATCTATCTTTCTATCTTACTGTTGCACTTTATCGCTCCCGCTGTACTAACGATTCTTTTTACCGTGCCGTTGCGGAAAATCGGATGGATTAAAGACGGCGATTTAAAACTTGCGCTGTAA
- the dnaA gene encoding chromosomal replication initiator protein DnaA: MSSCDYRIFWEETVKQLKNEIGEQEISMWFSRIVYERASDTTIVLSVPSEFYRDNVRQRYELFIEKKLLELLGSRISIEFEIKPPEKTDIHASPKKNAHTPKESSSSAFRDPQKSVPPEEKKKHPLLNERYTFDKFVIDADNPLPANAAIAVSKNPGTAYNPLLIYGGVGLGKTHLMQAIGNALYQNTNLKILYAPAETFTNEYIAHVNKNKMHEFKNKYRNADVLLLDDIHFLEKKEGTQEELFHTFNALYESNKQIVFTCDRPVEELKNLTDRLRSRFTRGLSIDLKIPSYETRCAILFKKLQDEHFSIPDEVVHLIAKNISSNVRDLESALTKLQAYSELTGPITLENAQRLLQDTFGSPRQHNISIDTILKIVADYFGISYVDLKGKKRTKNISFPRQVAMYLAREMTEFSTTEIGVELGGRDHSTIMHGHQKIETQTALEPSLEVTIAELKKRITNANQ; the protein is encoded by the coding sequence ATGAGTAGTTGTGATTATCGTATTTTTTGGGAAGAAACCGTTAAACAATTAAAAAATGAGATAGGTGAACAGGAAATATCTATGTGGTTCTCGCGTATCGTCTACGAGAGAGCTTCGGATACCACTATCGTTTTATCGGTACCTTCCGAATTTTACCGCGATAATGTGCGGCAGCGATATGAACTCTTTATTGAAAAAAAGCTATTGGAGCTGCTTGGCTCTCGTATCAGCATTGAATTTGAAATAAAACCTCCAGAGAAAACGGATATCCACGCATCACCTAAAAAAAATGCGCATACGCCGAAGGAATCTTCGTCATCAGCTTTCCGTGATCCACAAAAATCGGTACCTCCTGAAGAAAAAAAGAAACATCCCTTGTTAAATGAACGCTATACGTTTGACAAATTCGTTATCGATGCGGACAACCCGCTTCCTGCGAACGCAGCCATTGCCGTTTCGAAGAACCCCGGAACAGCGTATAACCCGTTGTTAATTTACGGAGGCGTAGGGTTGGGTAAAACGCACTTAATGCAGGCAATCGGCAATGCACTGTATCAAAATACCAATCTGAAGATTTTATATGCGCCCGCCGAAACCTTTACGAATGAATATATTGCTCATGTGAATAAAAACAAAATGCATGAATTTAAAAACAAGTACCGTAATGCGGATGTACTGCTGCTTGATGATATCCACTTTTTGGAAAAAAAAGAAGGTACACAGGAAGAATTGTTCCACACTTTTAATGCCCTCTATGAGAGCAACAAGCAAATTGTATTTACGTGCGACCGCCCGGTTGAAGAGCTAAAAAATTTAACCGATCGGCTTCGTTCCCGTTTTACCCGCGGGTTGAGTATTGACTTAAAAATACCTTCGTATGAAACCCGCTGTGCTATTCTATTTAAAAAGCTTCAGGATGAGCATTTCTCCATTCCCGACGAAGTAGTACACCTGATTGCAAAGAATATTTCTTCCAACGTCCGTGATCTGGAAAGTGCCCTCACTAAATTGCAAGCATATTCGGAACTGACCGGTCCCATCACGCTCGAAAATGCCCAACGGCTTTTACAGGATACATTCGGGTCTCCCCGCCAGCATAATATTTCAATCGATACGATTCTAAAAATCGTCGCAGACTATTTCGGTATTTCGTATGTTGATTTAAAGGGAAAAAAACGGACAAAGAATATCTCTTTTCCTCGACAGGTTGCGATGTATCTTGCCCGGGAAATGACCGAATTCTCTACCACGGAAATCGGCGTTGAATTAGGCGGACGAGACCATTCGACGATCATGCACGGGCATCAAAAAATAGAAACACAGACAGCGCTTGAGCCATCGCTCGAGGTTACCATCGCCGAGCTGAAAAAACGCATCACCAACGCCAATCAATAA
- a CDS encoding DUF2715 domain-containing protein, protein MKRNCITAVLLLAPLYLFAAGFDHFVFAPHNGMTGAILAHTSRYADKMYLYETMAGPAIGLDIIFVQKKNGFTFMVNNNIMPIFIIEHRTDPYKPPESMHGEARSMGFGIIGYFEFLFGYTHGIGSNFELMVGIGPAGLWPLAPALNMRLSGAYYFNKKCGIFFGVGNSLGCLPYPTRRDINIVNATVISIGPVFRIDR, encoded by the coding sequence ATGAAAAGGAATTGCATTACTGCCGTATTGCTGCTTGCACCGCTTTATCTTTTTGCAGCAGGATTTGACCACTTTGTTTTCGCACCGCATAACGGAATGACAGGCGCAATTCTCGCACATACGTCCCGCTATGCCGATAAAATGTATTTGTATGAAACAATGGCCGGTCCTGCAATCGGATTGGATATCATATTCGTACAAAAGAAAAACGGCTTTACTTTTATGGTCAACAATAATATTATGCCTATTTTTATAATAGAGCATCGTACAGATCCTTATAAACCGCCAGAATCGATGCACGGCGAAGCGCGATCGATGGGATTCGGTATAATCGGTTATTTTGAATTTCTTTTCGGATACACACACGGTATCGGAAGTAATTTTGAGCTTATGGTTGGCATAGGCCCCGCAGGACTGTGGCCGTTAGCGCCTGCTCTTAATATGCGTTTAAGCGGCGCATATTACTTTAATAAAAAATGCGGAATATTTTTCGGGGTCGGCAATAGCCTTGGCTGTTTGCCCTACCCGACACGACGAGACATCAATATTGTTAACGCGACCGTTATTTCAATCGGTCCCGTTTTTAGAATAGACCGATGA
- a CDS encoding ATP-binding cassette domain-containing protein, with the protein MFSTENLRFTFPENGITAVDGVSIEFEAGKIHALLGENGAGKSTLARLCTGHLQPDSGRILYNGEALSLRSAADGIARGLVLTPQHPQLSAELTVWENLAIGLHTAKDIAANVLSPQKTQNAIAAALARYGIVLPLIPKAETLDTAQLHWAAIGEALLKNPSVFFLDEPSASFSPQEITQLYGTLRSCADRGACIIVVTHRIQEVLSFMDTVHILRNGKTVWNGSIDSTVNVNLLLQEIFGSEQTEWTAAEVQSDTPPIQADTGTAAGSSNINTSSYTNTPQSDAPSSEHPSAASPSKAALKGTLQSSTVSPASQFQSSSTSQFQAPSSKPAAGLTVSHVAAVSNRGVRFSDFSIDVPHGKITGVVGIKKQGLELLEYLLVNTLKPDSGTIRFDGQPLSRIPRETYAYIPSKRMRNGIAGRHSIAENLYVRARASLYRFGIYSPAAVEAWKRSCSFDIPRSWKDSVLSLSGGMIQKLIFSRELDNPPPQLVICAEPYWGLDRKVQLALLQRLRNLAEKGAAVIVLTSDVDAALETCDRIHVLYRGVLTRFMERSAYNRAEIIAAMMQASKDE; encoded by the coding sequence GTGTTTTCGACGGAAAACTTACGCTTTACGTTTCCGGAAAACGGTATTACGGCTGTAGACGGGGTAAGCATTGAGTTTGAGGCAGGCAAGATACATGCGCTGTTAGGCGAAAACGGCGCCGGAAAGTCAACGCTTGCCCGCCTCTGTACCGGTCATTTACAACCGGACAGTGGCCGCATCCTTTACAATGGCGAAGCGCTGAGCTTACGTTCCGCTGCAGACGGTATTGCACGGGGGCTCGTGCTGACGCCTCAGCATCCGCAGCTTTCGGCGGAGCTTACGGTATGGGAAAACCTTGCAATCGGATTACATACCGCAAAAGATATTGCCGCCAACGTTCTTTCGCCCCAAAAAACTCAAAACGCAATTGCGGCGGCGCTCGCCCGCTACGGTATCGTGCTGCCGCTCATCCCAAAAGCGGAAACACTCGATACGGCGCAGCTGCACTGGGCGGCAATCGGAGAAGCGCTGCTTAAAAATCCTTCCGTGTTCTTCTTAGACGAACCGTCCGCCTCCTTTAGTCCGCAGGAAATTACCCAGCTATACGGCACACTCCGCAGCTGCGCGGACAGGGGCGCATGTATTATCGTAGTAACACACCGCATTCAAGAAGTGTTGAGCTTTATGGACACGGTGCATATTCTGCGAAACGGCAAAACGGTATGGAACGGTTCAATCGATTCTACCGTAAATGTAAACCTCCTGCTGCAAGAAATTTTCGGTTCCGAACAGACGGAATGGACTGCCGCCGAAGTACAATCGGATACTCCGCCGATTCAAGCCGATACCGGTACAGCCGCCGGTTCATCAAACATTAATACTTCATCGTATACAAATACACCACAATCCGACGCACCATCTTCGGAACATCCGTCTGCGGCATCCCCATCCAAAGCAGCGCTAAAGGGCACGCTACAATCGAGTACGGTCTCTCCGGCATCGCAGTTCCAAAGTTCTTCTACATCGCAGTTTCAGGCTCCTTCGTCAAAACCGGCGGCGGGACTGACTGTTTCGCATGTTGCTGCCGTCAGCAACAGAGGAGTCCGCTTTTCGGATTTTTCAATCGATGTTCCGCACGGGAAGATAACCGGAGTCGTCGGCATAAAAAAGCAGGGGCTGGAACTTTTGGAATATCTACTGGTCAACACGCTCAAACCGGACAGCGGTACTATCCGGTTTGACGGGCAGCCCCTAAGCCGCATACCGCGCGAAACCTACGCCTACATCCCCAGCAAGCGGATGAGGAACGGCATTGCCGGCAGACACAGCATTGCGGAGAACCTCTATGTCCGCGCACGTGCCTCGCTGTACCGCTTCGGTATTTACTCCCCCGCGGCGGTTGAAGCATGGAAGCGCAGCTGTTCATTCGATATTCCCCGCTCGTGGAAAGATTCGGTGTTGAGCTTATCAGGCGGTATGATTCAAAAACTGATTTTCAGCCGCGAACTCGACAATCCGCCGCCGCAGTTGGTTATCTGTGCCGAACCCTATTGGGGGCTGGACAGGAAGGTACAGCTTGCACTGCTGCAGCGGCTCCGCAATCTCGCTGAAAAAGGGGCAGCGGTTATCGTGCTCACCTCGGATGTAGACGCTGCGCTTGAAACCTGCGACCGTATTCATGTATTATACCGCGGTGTCCTGACCCGCTTTATGGAACGTTCCGCATATAACCGCGCGGAAATCATTGCGGCGATGATGCAGGCGAGTAAAGATGAA
- a CDS encoding ABC transporter permease: MSDIPQDLQQQALPVPYRHSLAKSPYRRLIQKFGKRKRESEPARHARRAYKNLNSSWFSSTVLVFVLLFLFLPLVIIAVFSFNEGKAVVWSGFSLKWYAALFLESEKLWTSFWHSIFIAFVSALCSVIIGTFAGLGVQWYRFRGRGYVQAVSILPMVLPEVVIGMSTLIFFSAINIPLGFLSIIIAHITFCLPFVFLLVLARLEEFDFSIVEAARDLGATERQTLFKVIIPAIFPAILSGFFMSVTLSLEDFVITFFVSGPGSTTLPLYVFSMVRYGISPVINALSLIMILGTMLIAFMLRNFLKGIAASN, encoded by the coding sequence ATGTCTGATATACCGCAAGATTTACAACAGCAAGCGTTGCCGGTTCCTTATCGGCATAGTTTAGCAAAAAGCCCGTACCGGCGGTTAATTCAGAAATTCGGGAAGCGCAAGCGGGAATCCGAACCGGCGCGTCATGCACGGCGCGCATATAAGAATCTTAACAGCTCTTGGTTTTCCTCTACAGTGCTGGTGTTTGTACTATTGTTTTTATTTTTGCCGCTTGTAATTATTGCAGTGTTTTCCTTTAACGAAGGTAAGGCGGTCGTATGGTCGGGCTTTTCACTTAAATGGTATGCCGCGCTTTTCTTAGAATCTGAAAAATTGTGGACTTCATTTTGGCACAGCATATTTATTGCCTTTGTTTCGGCATTGTGTTCCGTTATTATCGGTACCTTTGCCGGTCTCGGCGTACAGTGGTATCGGTTCCGGGGCAGAGGGTATGTACAAGCGGTGAGTATTCTTCCGATGGTGCTGCCGGAAGTTGTTATCGGTATGTCTACGCTGATTTTCTTTTCGGCAATCAACATACCGCTCGGCTTTCTTTCTATTATTATCGCACATATCACTTTCTGTTTGCCCTTTGTGTTTTTGTTGGTGCTTGCCCGTCTTGAAGAGTTCGATTTTTCAATTGTCGAAGCCGCACGCGACCTCGGCGCAACGGAGCGGCAGACCTTGTTCAAGGTGATAATTCCTGCAATTTTTCCGGCTATTTTGTCCGGCTTTTTTATGTCGGTTACGTTGTCGCTTGAAGACTTTGTGATTACTTTTTTTGTGTCCGGCCCCGGTTCCACGACGCTGCCGCTTTATGTGTTTTCGATGGTGCGGTATGGTATTTCTCCGGTGATCAACGCACTGTCCCTCATTATGATTTTAGGAACCATGCTTATTGCTTTTATGTTACGTAATTTTTTAAAAGGAATTGCGGCCTCAAATTAA
- a CDS encoding ABC transporter permease, translating into MVQDHSRRQYAFLYTFPMAAWFTVFFVLPLLIIGVYSFLQKGLYGGVVRHFTFSAYIQLFTASYGLLFVRTLCVSIAVTLICILLALPAGYAIARSKHQLFFLFLIIIPFWTNSLIRINAWISILGTQGFLNGLLKKMHLITESIPFLYNQQAVILVLVYMFIPYAIFPIFSAIDKFDFSLLEAARDLGATKTEAIFKVMLPNIRAGILTAVIFTFIPVFGSYTVPLLVGGKDSYMIGNLIVDQVTKIRNWPLASAFSVLITVVSAAGVLWMMYASFKQEKQAAK; encoded by the coding sequence ATGGTGCAAGATCATTCCCGACGGCAGTACGCCTTTTTGTATACCTTTCCGATGGCAGCATGGTTTACCGTCTTTTTTGTCCTGCCGCTTCTCATCATCGGCGTATATAGCTTTCTTCAAAAAGGATTATACGGCGGAGTAGTGCGGCATTTCACGTTCAGCGCCTATATTCAGCTTTTTACTGCAAGCTACGGACTATTATTTGTACGGACGCTCTGTGTCAGCATTGCGGTAACACTGATTTGTATCTTGCTTGCGCTTCCTGCCGGATATGCGATTGCGCGTAGTAAGCATCAGCTGTTCTTTTTGTTTTTGATTATCATTCCTTTTTGGACAAACTCTCTGATTAGAATCAATGCGTGGATTTCGATACTCGGTACTCAAGGTTTCCTCAATGGACTTTTAAAAAAGATGCACCTCATTACGGAAAGTATTCCGTTTTTGTACAATCAGCAAGCGGTCATTCTTGTGTTGGTATATATGTTTATTCCGTATGCGATTTTTCCGATTTTTTCGGCTATCGACAAGTTTGACTTTTCATTGTTGGAAGCTGCACGAGATCTTGGCGCTACCAAAACAGAGGCTATCTTTAAGGTTATGCTGCCGAATATCCGTGCCGGAATCCTGACCGCCGTCATCTTTACCTTTATTCCGGTATTCGGCTCTTATACCGTGCCGCTTTTAGTCGGCGGGAAGGATTCTTATATGATTGGTAATCTGATTGTCGATCAGGTAACAAAGATCCGTAACTGGCCGCTCGCTTCAGCCTTTTCAGTGCTTATTACCGTTGTTAGCGCCGCCGGTGTCCTCTGGATGATGTACGCCAGCTTTAAGCAAGAAAAGCAAGCCGCAAAATAG
- a CDS encoding ABC transporter ATP-binding protein, producing MKGCEVSIENVSKTFGDFHAVDNAVIHIKRGEFFSLLGPSGCGKTTLLRIIAGFEQPDSGVITFDGQNIVGIEAHKRQSNTVFQTYALFPHLSVYENIAFPLRIRKRPQDEIDRRVKEYLHLVQLDAHIYKKPSQLSGGQKQRVAIARALINEPRVLLLDEPLSALDAKLRANLLIELDKLHDQIGITFIFVTHDQSEALSVSDRIAVMNQGKVQQIGSPYEIYEQPATAFVAKFIGETNLFDATVVACEPHTDGFMVTLDTPALGTSVKITDYDKTKAGQPVCFTVRPEKIRISLEKPSSSTKELNVFRGEVEEPIYSGFQSKFFVKLECGTVVQVFKQHQNYLEDGPEIEWKDTVYVSWAANDGYIVEDLT from the coding sequence GTGAAAGGGTGCGAAGTTTCAATCGAAAATGTTTCAAAAACATTTGGAGATTTTCATGCGGTGGATAATGCCGTTATTCACATTAAGCGCGGGGAGTTTTTCTCGCTATTGGGGCCTTCCGGTTGTGGGAAAACAACGTTGCTGCGCATTATTGCCGGATTTGAACAGCCTGATTCGGGAGTTATCACCTTTGACGGGCAAAATATTGTCGGCATAGAAGCCCATAAACGGCAATCGAATACCGTCTTTCAAACCTACGCGCTTTTTCCGCACCTGTCCGTGTATGAAAACATCGCCTTTCCGCTCAGAATTCGTAAGCGCCCGCAGGACGAAATTGACCGGCGGGTTAAAGAATACCTGCATTTAGTGCAGCTCGATGCACATATCTACAAAAAGCCGTCTCAGCTTTCCGGCGGGCAGAAGCAGCGGGTTGCGATTGCCCGTGCGCTGATTAACGAACCGCGAGTGCTGCTCTTGGATGAACCGCTTTCCGCATTGGATGCTAAACTGCGGGCAAATCTTTTAATTGAGCTTGATAAACTGCACGACCAAATCGGTATTACCTTTATTTTTGTGACGCATGATCAAAGCGAAGCGCTGTCCGTTTCCGACCGTATTGCGGTGATGAATCAGGGGAAGGTGCAGCAAATCGGCAGTCCGTATGAAATTTACGAACAGCCTGCTACAGCTTTTGTTGCAAAGTTTATCGGCGAAACAAATCTCTTTGATGCAACCGTAGTTGCGTGCGAGCCGCATACGGACGGCTTTATGGTTACGCTTGATACTCCTGCGTTGGGAACTTCGGTTAAGATCACCGACTACGATAAAACCAAAGCGGGGCAGCCGGTATGTTTTACCGTGCGTCCGGAAAAAATCCGCATCTCATTAGAAAAGCCGTCCTCTTCGACAAAGGAACTGAACGTCTTTCGAGGTGAGGTAGAAGAGCCGATTTATTCGGGGTTCCAATCAAAGTTTTTTGTAAAGCTGGAATGCGGCACCGTGGTGCAGGTTTTTAAACAGCATCAAAATTATCTTGAAGACGGGCCTGAAATTGAATGGAAGGATACGGTGTATGTTTCGTGGGCGGCCAATGATGGCTACATCGTCGAAGATTTAACATAA